The Myripristis murdjan chromosome 8, fMyrMur1.1, whole genome shotgun sequence genomic sequence TCATACTGATTTTCCTATTTAGGCCattgatcattttaattattgcaTTGTAGGGGGATTTATATATtaccttttttaaaatcaggcATTGCTTTGTATCTCTCTGTAAGGGTTGATAAATCACGGCAACATTATTAAAACGTGTGTAGTATAATCATAGAAAAGCGCAGCTATTTTAGAGTCAGACAAAGCCAGCATAGAAATGCAACGAGAGATAGCAGTTTGGGCATTTACTCCCATCATTCCTGTGGGTTTTCTTTCCTGGGATGACATTAAAATCTGTTTAGAGGGGCTCATTCCTACTGCCTCAGTGACAAGAAAACACTGACTAAgctcacgtgctgcagagctTGCTTATCCTGCAGATAAAGGGAAGGGTGAGGGCAGAGCTaaacagatggagaaagagtgaggaagatgaagatgaggaaaaagagatagagagactaTCCAAGGGCACATtatctgtgtgtgacagatgaGGCATTACTGGGAGCGTGCAGGGACAGTCCCATTTCAGGCTGCTAAACCAGCACCTGCATGTTTTTATGATTGTTTGATTCTAGTTCAGTTAATGATCACCCCTGTGCCCTTGGTGTAGGACTCCAGGAGGACTTCTGCGGGAGCCTATCTTCCTATTTCATGCAGAGATAATGAATTTATTAACTGGGTTAGTGGATCATTTATGTACTTGGCAATGATTGCCAAAGGTTAGGATGCCACATCCCCCACTACTAAGTTGTTGTGATTATATACAAGTGTGGTGTTTTCACCTATGCATGGTGGATTTCTGCATATCTGGATTTAAGCCTCATGACCACGTGATGTTTTCTATCACATGTTTGATGATTTACAGTACACCGTTTTGTTTTGGAAGAAATATTGTAGGTGGAGACAGATGAGATCTACTCTTCAATAAAGCCAAACTTCCAATAATATTTGTCAAAAATGCTGATCATTTATTTCTTGCAAAACAATCAGGGACTGACCAAATATCCAAAAGATTTGCTGTCAGGTTAAAATGCATTTCtcaggttgttttatttttggtgtttattCTAGGACTCCAGCACAGACCAGCCAAGATGATGCGGTGTTTCCACTTCGTGGTGGAACCGGCCAAGAATATAACGGCCAAGCTTAAGGTAACCAAGTTTTGTCACGTCCCGAATCCttccagggaaaaaaacaacaacaccaaagaCGTCTTTATTGTACGAACTTGTTTTGTTCAATTTGAAAAGACTAAATAGAGCGCCTGGTTGCTCCCAATGCGGAGGGTTGTCATGACAACATTTTTAGATGCAAAgcctctgagctgcaggagaAACTCACTCTCTCACCCATTCACAGCATCACGGTCAGCTGAAGGTGCGCTTGGTTTGGACGTGCCGGCCTGCCGCTTCCTTCACAGCAGTGAGTGCGGGGCAAAGGCTGCTGGCTACCAAGtgaattgtgtgtttgtggcatcTTTCTGAAAGAATAGTGACTGCAATTCAATGACAACTACTCTATAATTTGGATATAATACATGCCGTTGGGTGAGCTCTTTAAAACCGGCATTGGCGGGGGAAGTTTTCAAGCGCATCTAATCATTTGGGAAGCCAAGACATCCTAGAAGCGTCTAAAATACAGCCAAAAGTGTCACTGCATTGTCAACCGAATGCACAGTGTTATCTAAGAAGTTACCTGCCCAGTTAGTAATTTATGCCTCTAGCTCAATTCACTGACaacaatttaatttattattaattgattAATAATCTATAGCGCGGGAAGTTCCATCGGCTCTGTTTCGTCTTTCAGTCCACCTTCAAGTGCGCATATCTGGGCAGAGAACAGCATCACTACTCGCTGTTCTGGAGCTGCGTCTTAATTCGTTGTAATAAACCAAgatgttgcattttattttgcttttcgGTTTTGTTTTATGCCAAAAACTATTACGTATTTAATGATAACTTCCCACGGGTGATCAGAGAGGCTGCACTTTATTGTGGGTTGGcttcatgcaataaattatgcacTTGACCTCCCAGTGGAACTTGGAATGCTCGTTATTCCGCCTCATCCCCGCAGAGGTCAGCATCACTGCTCTGTCCCGGCGGATGTGTGCCTTATTaattaaactgtaaaatgtgtATTGCGCCTAAATGCAGCATATAATTGATTGTCCTAGCCTACCCGAGGTTTCACCAATTTGAAGGTCTATATTTATGTGCACTTTGCTTTATGATGGTCACTGAATTTTCAGCTGAGGCTACTACAGCTTCTTTTCAAAAAGCCTATGACAATGTCCTCACACAGTGACTTACAATGTAAGCTGTGCCTGCCAGCAAATAAATAACTAGGACATATAGTACATCTGCCAAACACAATGTGTAGGCTGTAGAACATGGGTGCGAATAAAGACTGGGGCTTTGCATCTATAACAGTTTGTGTCCTTGTTTATATTATCATTTGCctgtgtgcatttctgctttCCTGGTGTAATTTAGTGGGAGACAAGTATGCAGGGTGTTGTTAGAGAGATGAATAGAGGCAGGGAGTTggcgggggtggggtgggggcttTTCTGCTGACAGGGAAAGAGGCATGATGAGCATTTTGATCAAGCCAAGTGACCGCCTCCCTTCTGGTTTGACCTTATTACTTTCTGAAGCACTTGTATTGTGAACCGTCCCTACTGTACTttaaatctgtctttttttgctGAGTCATCTCTCCATTCCCTACTTTATCTGAatcccacagaaaaaaaacttttttcttcttcttccgcaTAGGAATCTCACAAGAGGGCAAAGAAGGACAAGAAGGAGCCTCTGGAGGAGAATCAGCTGTTTATTGTGGAGCTGGCTAGAGATCTTAATCGAGTGTGCCAGGTACAGCACATACTGAAAAAACCATTCGCTCTGTGTACACTGTTATGAAAACACCTGTCAGTGCAATAAATCATGAGTAAAACATAAGCAAAACCATAAATTATATTATACAGAGAACCtagaaactaaagaaaaatacTCTCTGACTTATTAGCTGCTTAAGTCACAACACTGGCCTTTGAAATCATTATCATTAAGGTGGCTATATCATCACAACAAATAGGACAAGGACCCAGTGTTTATAATCTTTATTCCTCTGCCTGCACTCATTACCGACCTCACTGTTTTCTATCTGTCCCGCCACCGCAGAGGTCTGACATCCTGCAGAACATCTGGAACTTGGATGACATATGGCCGACTCCTCTCTGCAGGGCCTTCATCCTAGAGTGGGCCTCCATGCTGGAGAGCAAGGTGCTTGTCTGATGACTCATTGTCACATACTGTGAAATCGGCATCTAGTTGTGAACACGCTACTCAAAATAGATACAAGCTCTGCAGTGAGATAAGATGACTTTGTagacttttctttttgtttgtagaAGAGGCCTATGCAGACGGATGGCTGGCCCGAGATGGATAAGAGCAAGCAGCAGCACCTGGCTGACGAGCAGGACATGCAGCAGGCCAAGACAGTGATCTTCAACTGGACCAAGGACCTGAGAGCCCAGCCTGAGGTGACCAGATAGAAGAATAGATATACAAGTAACATTTCCTAATAGAGTTTTGTATGCTGCGCACTGAAAAGCGAAAAATGAAACAACTTGTAATAACATGTAATCCACAGAACTTCAGTTTAAGTTCTGTGAAGTAATTATATTCTGCAATTATTTGATAATAATCCTGGAGCATGTCTTGACAGTTGTGCATCATCGGTTTTGCTCATCCCTTATTATTCTCATCCATTACTTGCCATTATAATTACATATTGTCAACCTCAGACAAACGTGCTGAATACAGATTTCTCCATGAGATGCGCTTTTCTTGCAGTCTGTCTGGATATGTGGCTGTGCAACATGACACTTTGATATAAATAACATTTCTATTTTTACCTGGTTTAAATCCATTGTGCTTATCAAGTAAAagtgttttatattatttaaacCTGACATTACTTGATACTGATTGTTTTAATTCATACTTTGTAGCAAAGTGTTTGGCCTGGTGAACCTGTGGCAAAGGTTCTGGATGACCTGCAGTCAGCCTGGCGATGGGGCCGCATGCCCAATCTGCTGACTGCTATGGAGCTGGTTATGTGGACTTTAATATTACAGAGCCCAGACAAGGTAAAGATCCATGTTATCCATTTACATCATCTAGATTATTCCTGATGAGAAGGCTGCGCTTCAACAATCCTTCAATCCTTGAAATATTTGTCAAGGTCATACTTTTGAGTCTGTCTTGGTTCCTTGCAGGATGCTTTACCCCAGCAGTGGCTTTTGTGGAAGCAGAGGACTCAGAAGATAGGTGTGTAAAGTAGACTTTGATTCATAACTATTTGAAGCAAGCTGATTTTACTTGTATGTGCATAAaccttcatttttaaaagaatttGTTTTCGTCCCCTTCCAGGTGCTGCCCGCTACATTCCTCAGACAGGTAAGTGACACAGATCGACATGCACACGTGAATTGCCAATAATTTGCAGCTGTTTCACTGGTTGCATGTTCCACTGTGACTGCTTGTGTAGTCACATTATGCTGCTCTTTTTGCAGCTGGTCATGCCCTGCTTTGACATTGGTTTTTGTTCACTGGGCCGCCTGTGATTGGTTTCAAAACTGTCCATCTGACATAACTCATTGTGTAATTTTGGGTGATGGACGTTTATTTGAACAGAACCAAGGAAGTTCCCCAGGGTGTAATACCAGGTCTGCTCTTGTTCACTATAACCTTAATGACATTGCCTTGTCCATTGAATATGCTGACAGCACTGTTCCCTGCTGTTATGCTCATTCTGCAGAACTAGCTTTGGATCAGAAGCAAATTTACTTTTAAGATCCATGTTAATacttcaaacaaaaacactgagaattaagcttatttttacataaaacaagattttttttcaccgtTTTCTGCAGAAAGAGAACCGTGGAAGTAACCCTTCTCTAGCTTAGAGCATGGCGACATAAGCAGTGGCTCTCTGGCACAGCAGTTTCCACTTTAAAGCACTGAGATGCTGAAACGCACTTAGTGCCTATTGTACAGTACTCATTAGTATGTAAAGAGGTTTAAATTTATATAAGAAAATGGACTCACCCTCTCAATGTGAAAAGAGATCCACGCTGGGTTTTCGCTCCAGATATGACCAAGACATCTTACACTGCTCACTGACTGGAGAGTTGGAGTTGATCAGAACTGCTGTTAGGACTGACAGCTGCTTCGAATTTTACTATAACCTGAAGCTTTGGTTGTGAAGGGACAGTTCAGGAATAAAGAacctaattaaatttaaatgtgaatGTTATACCGTATTCAATAATTgtcgttttttttcctctcatttgtgttttgtattaGATACTAGGGCCTCATGCCTCAGCATGTTTTCTGGTAGaataactgcaaaaataaatgaaaatgcttgCAACAATTAATTTTTCTTGTTACTAATCTCCGTCTCTATTTTGTTTGACAGTATGGGACTGGATCTCTGATGCTGCAGGTacagcatttattttgttaataatttAACTGTATAATACTTCGTTGAACCTTGAATGTAGTTTAAACCTCTTAACATTTCTGTTTCTAGTGGAGGTGACCCTGGATCTGGACACAGCCAACCCTGATTTGCTCATCTCCAATGATGAGAAGAGGATGCGTTGTGGTTTTGAAAGGAAGGATGTGCCTAACTACCACCAGCGCTTTGACGGCTGGTGGTGTGCTGTGGGAGTGGAGGGCTTCAGCTCCGGCCGCCActactgggaggtggaggtgggggagCGGGACTGGCGGCTGGGTGTGGCCAAGGAGTCGGCCCTGAGGAAGGGCTTCAAGTCCCTGAACACCGACACGGGATACCTGACCCTGCGGCTGGAGAGGGGCACCGAGCTGAAGGCCCTGACTGTGCCCTTCACCGCCCTGCCACCTGGCCTCATCCCCCGCAAGGTGGGCGTCTACCTGGACTACGACCAGGGCCAGCTGTCCTTCTATGATGTGGATACCCACTCCCACATTTACACCTACAATGAGCGCTTCACTGAGAAGCTGTTCCCCTTGTTTGGCACAGTGGAGATCATCAAGGATCTGGTAATCAGGTCCCCCGCAGTGAAGACCCACTGCCTCTGCCCCACGTCCTGCTTTTGGGGATGAGTCTCCCTCCTCATCCCCTTCCTTGTGATTCCTCTATCTCGCTACACCAGTAGACATCAATGTATACAAAAAACGAGTCCATGTAATCACTGAGAGTAATCAGAGAGAGATCCGTGACTATAAAAATCACCATCATTGTGCTATTGAATAGCTACTCTATGTGACCATTCTCAATGCTGCTGATTCAGTGTGATtgtttctgcctctgtttctctaGAGTCATAGTGCTTCTCTTTGCTCactcacatactgtattttcatatatttgaaAGAACACTATAGTATTCATGTAATGTACTGTGCAATATTAATCCTGCAGTAAGAATGCACTTTAAGTGAATAATGAATAAACCAAACCCATGTCTTACTTCTTGGTCTCTTAATTCCTGCAGTTTTTCAGAAAGCGGAGTGTTCCTACAATACTAAGCATTACATCACATATCATATTACACAATCCATGAACAGCATATAACACAAAACAAGCTATTAGCACGGTATGCAAAGCAAATGAAAACTCAAAAAGAAATTCATTGATTATATGATGCCAAATGAGGAATCTAACTGGAAAGAAATTACATATTTCAGGAAATTAACTGAAAGTTGCACAAATAAGTCACAATTAGAGTTCAAGACATCACGGTTGAAATGAATTTGAAAAGTCCTAATTATCTCATACATATATGAGGATGCTGATCCATGCTGGTTCTTCTCCTGGGCAGCAGCTGTAGTAGCATCTGAGGCAAGACTGCACATGCCAACTTGTTTAATCTGTAATCAATACCAGGTGgaattttattataatttgatTAAGTATGTATGTTTTACATGTTACATACCCAATACACCTTATTAAATATACAGACAATGTTCATGGAGTTGAGGCCACTCCTGTTCTGAGACTCCACATATATGTATTTACACACTAGCTGCAGCACTCCGCCACATACAGGGTAACTGGACAGTGCGGGTTTATGTTGGGTTGAAAATGTAGTCTCAAACTGGCCTTCAGGGTTAtcacaaaaacattatttcaaaatgcgtaattcatttcattcatgttttgattattattattttgattattttgactGGAGATAATGAATGATCAGTGATGGTCTGTTTGAACGaattaaatgaacaaacagaAGTATGACATGCTGGACATCTAATGCCAGCTCCATCAGTCCAGCTCAGCTGTCAGTGACATGTGCTCAGCTCGTCCAATCACAGCTGCTGCACTCTTACAAAACCAGACTGCATGGCTTCTCTTCGCCGCGCCGTTATGTTTAGTTTAaattttgttaaataaataagtacaaataaattaaataaatcggGCATTGTTTGACTAAATTCACACATTTCTTAAACGCCGTTCCTCTGTTTTGTGCGTTTAAGTTAATCACGAGTGACGTAGTGCGTATTATGTCATCGCCATGCGACGTGGACTGACTGAGAAGTTTGTTGTTAAACTGGTAGTGCTGCTCAGTCTCAGTAAGGGATGACATCTCTCAAAAAGGCTTTAAAAACCCACTTCGGGTTCGACAGCTTCAGGTCTAAACTGCAGGAGGATGTCGTCAAAGCGGTCATTAAAGGTAGCGACCGTTTTATTTGGTTGCTATTCACTGTGTTATGAGTTAAACTTCTTGCTACTTGGCAACACGTTAGCTTCCTGACGTCAGGTTAATCTGTTTATCGCATTGGCAAGGAAATCGAAAGTCGTTTAGCTGTCATTTCACTTCAGTGTGAAAGTGAATGACTGGGTTACCACTCTCAGCTTGTTATCAGAGAATAAAAGTGTTGCTGTGTCGCTCTCTTGCAGGGGACagggatgtgtttgtgtgcatgcccACAGGAGCAGGGAAGTCCCTGTGCTACCAGCTGCCTGCCATGCTGGCTCAGGGCATCACCCTGGTCATATCCCCGCTCATCGCTCTCATTCAGGTGTCCATCTGCTCTCCTTCAGCTCACACTGTTCAAATGTACTGTATGAAACAGTGGCCAGTGTCTTGTGTGTATTCCCtaatgtgtgttgtgtctgcACGTCTACCCAGGACCAAGTGCATCACCTCAGGGAGCTGAACATCCCTGCCTGCTCCATCAACTCCAAGCTCCCTGCGGGGGAGCGCCGCATGATCCTGACTGACCTGGAGAGCGAGAGCCCGAAGCTGAAGCTGCTCTACATCACCCCGGAGATGGTGGCGTCTCCTTCCTTCCAGCCGTGCCTGGACGGCCTGTGCTCCCGGGGCCTCCTCTCCTACCTGGCTGTGGATGAGGCGCATTGCGTCTCCCAGTGGGGCCACGATTTCAGGCCTGACTACCTCAAACTGGGTGAGCTGCGCACCCGCCTGCTAGGGGTGCCCTGTTTGGCGCTTACAGCTACAGCGCCCAAGAACGTGCAAGAGGACATCCTTCACTCCCTGAGGCTGCGCATGCCGTTGCACTTTGCCACGCCAGTTTTCCGCAGTAACCTGCGCTATGATGTCATCTATAGGGAGCTGCTACCAAACCCCTATGCCCACCTCCACGCCTTCATTAAAGAGTCTCTGGCACTGGTCAGTGGGGCCAAAGGACAGGTCAGTAGACTGGATTTTGCATGGTGTAGCGATACTGTGTGTGACAGTAGGGCAAGGATGATatgtttatctcctgattcaATACTATCACAATACTTCAGTGCTGATTCAATATGTGTCGTGAATCTACAAGTATTGCGATTTGATATGATTTATTgcggtgtttgttttttgaattgtCCTCTAGTGTATAGATGTAAAGTCttatgaagctgtgattatcctaaaggtcacaaaAGGTCATTTGatgtcaagttaaaaaaaatggtctcactaccaTGCAATGGctactatgggggctaacatcatcacacaggaatcaaatgtggctcattgaatccacaagagtctcaccTTTCCAGTGGGTTCATCATTATataggccaaaagaacacatttggactgcataGTTTGTGCCCTAAACTGCATGGTATTaacataaggtgggcatgtctgcaaaggggagacccgtggctgcccagagaacccattttcattcagatatcttgaggtcagaggtcaaggcacccctttgaaaatgactATGCTAGTTTTTCCCTTGCCAATAGTTAGTCTAACTTTGGAGTGATATTTATTCCCCTTGCcgacaacctagcatgacatacTATGTACCAAGAGATTCCttaggtcgtctagtttcatatgatacctttactttaaatcaattcaataaaaaaaaaaaaaaaaaaaaaacatttaaaaatcataaaaaagaaTTGCAATACTTAAGTTATGTTATGCTGCTGCTCTATTCTGGTCCTTCTCATTCTCTATCTATTTGGTGAAATGATAGATCACCTCCTCGCTGACCTTTATTGAAGGATTGCTTGGCTCTTCCACTTAATCTGTGTTTCTATTTGTGTGATATTTTCCTTCATATTATTCCTATCATATGTCTCTGAAATGGAGAAAGAACAGCttagctgaaaaaataaaaaaatcagcatttatTGACAGTATAGAAAATGGCTGAGCAATTAATCATCACGTGCAATATGCAAATCACAGGgtctgcatgtttttgaaaaaaggtaaaatgtgtacCGAAATAGCATTGTGCAtaagtattgtggtgctacatgtgcctggcctacaaattgtattctTCAGGTGTAAGAAAGCATGTTAGTTTGGTAGAGAGCCCAGCAACAATCGCATCATCATTTCAATTCTTTTTGTAtctgtgaaaatataaatgaaaatgcaaaaagtaCCATTCCTATTAAACGACGACTTACATCACAATCACGATTTCTGTTAATAATTGtaatctgattttgtttttattacattattcagGCCTAGTATAGAATATTGTGCTTTTACCTCAATATATGTGTTTGTTATATATGTGTGTCAGCAGGGTTGTGGGATTGTGTACTGTCGGACCAGAGAAAGCTGTGAAACAGTGGCCCACCAGCTGACTAAACTTGGAGTCTCGGCCAAGCCTTATCATGCAGGTAAGAGGGCTCTTAAAAGTGAACAGGGGTCGGATGGGAACGTGCTGTCATTTGGGCTGAGATGATCAATCCTCTGCTCTTGTAGGTTTGAAGGCAGGAGACCGTACCGAGGCCCAGAGTGACTGGATGCAGGGCAAGGTGCTGGTTATTGTAGCCACCATTAGCTTCGGCATGGGCGTAGATAAGGCTAACGTCAGGTGAGGCTGTGAATCCCaaatttttgctgcttttttttttttctttagctcGGTTTTGCACATGTTAACGTTTTTGGTAAATTCCTCAGGTTTGTAGCCCATTGGAACCTTGCCAAGTCGCTGGCCAGTTACTACCAGGAGTCTGGGCGAGCAGGGAGAGATGGGCTGCCCTCCTCCTGTCGAACCTACTACTCCCACAGAGACAAGGAGCAGATGAACTTCCTGATCAACAAGGAGGTCGTCCGCAAACAGGTCAGCCGGCGCCTGAAGATGCCAGTCATTAGAAGGAGATTCAGTTATATTCTGCATCATTTAATGTGCTGAAGCTCTTTTGGACTTGTCTGTAGGAGAAGCGTGGCTCCGCGAAGGACTCTGACAAAGCAGCCATCACAGACTTCGAAGCCATGGTGGCATTTTGTGAACAAGAAGGGTAAGTGAAGCATTCTGCACGCAAATACACAGTGTAAGtatctttttgtttatttcataacAACCCAAATGTAGTGTGTGAACCTGAACCACCATGCTATGAGACAGATACAGAATCATACAACACACCATTGCTTCTCATGTAAACATCATTTCCATGCAAAGACTTGTCACCATGCAAAgaagttattatttattttcctcgtTGATAGAATAGAAAGATACAGTTCTGCACAGCAAACATCACTTTTATTATAGACactccatgtattttttttttttttttttagatcatggtccatttctgtttttgcacaaCAGAGGGCAGACTTGATCCCtctttcaggtgtgtgttttgttgaatGTCAAGGAACATTTTGAGGCTTGGCAGTGGCAAGCTGTGCCCATTTAGGAAGCTTTTACACAATGTAAGCATCACTGCCGCTGACGTCTCTTAAGAACGTAGCACAAGGAGGCTTagaaaaccacaaacaaaccAACTTGTGTTCCTCTCATTTTCCCCAGTATAACTGCTGTTGTTGAGTATTTTATATTTGCCTTGTGCACATTCAGCATTGACACTCCACGTATTTACCTTCATTATTAAAGACACTTTGGGGAGGCCCCATGCGGCCCTGCCCTTTCCTCGGGTCAAAGGCAGCATTGTTGGGCTGCAGAGCCCCGGGATGCTTTGTGGAATGCTGATACTCCTGAAAGCCTGGAAGCTTTGGCGGGTGTGTTTGGCAGCCTGTCAGGACATCCTGCACTGTGTTTGTCAGGTGCTGCGTTGTTCAAGGGCTGGGCCCCTTTAGAGCCACTTAACACACCCTGTACGAGGCCTCCCTGCTCACCGAGTTCAAGGTCTACAGTACAAAGCCCGTCTGTGAAGGACCTGAGCATTGGCTTCCCAGTGTGAATTCTCAATCAGCCTGCAGGACTCTCCATGCCCAAGAGAACTGCAGAGAATGCCCGTTTTGTGAATAGAGGACCCGGGGGGCTCATGTGTACGGGGCCCGATGTATTTGAGAGTTAGATGTCCACAGAACGCCCGTGTGAGTGTTTCTCCTCAGACTTGGGGTCCCTTGGTC encodes the following:
- the LOC115364213 gene encoding butyrophilin subfamily 3 member A3 gives rise to the protein MMRCFHFVVEPAKNITAKLKESHKRAKKDKKEPLEENQLFIVELARDLNRVCQRSDILQNIWNLDDIWPTPLCRAFILEWASMLESKKRPMQTDGWPEMDKSKQQHLADEQDMQQAKTVIFNWTKDLRAQPEQSVWPGEPVAKVLDDLQSAWRWGRMPNLLTAMELVMWTLILQSPDKDALPQQWLLWKQRTQKIGAARYIPQTVWDWISDAAVEVTLDLDTANPDLLISNDEKRMRCGFERKDVPNYHQRFDGWWCAVGVEGFSSGRHYWEVEVGERDWRLGVAKESALRKGFKSLNTDTGYLTLRLERGTELKALTVPFTALPPGLIPRKVGVYLDYDQGQLSFYDVDTHSHIYTYNERFTEKLFPLFGTVEIIKDLVIRSPAVKTHCLCPTSCFWG